In Azospirillum baldaniorum, one DNA window encodes the following:
- a CDS encoding phosphatidylinositol-specific phospholipase C/glycerophosphodiester phosphodiesterase family protein produces MKIIRHRRNTFAELQATPTDLGIEVDIRSQGTELVIHHDPFVPGEPFEAWIAAYRHGTLILNVKEEGLETRLLALMERHGITDFFFLDQSFPFLVKTANQGERRCAVRVSEFESVDTALTLAGRIEWVWVDCFTRFPLDAAQAARLQDAGLKLCLVSPELQGRGTAGIADMRRLLEREGIVAEAVCTKEPEAWR; encoded by the coding sequence ATGAAGATCATCCGCCACCGCCGCAACACGTTTGCCGAGCTTCAGGCCACCCCCACCGACCTGGGGATCGAGGTCGACATCCGCAGCCAAGGCACGGAGCTGGTGATCCACCACGATCCCTTCGTGCCCGGCGAGCCGTTCGAGGCTTGGATCGCCGCCTACCGCCACGGCACGCTCATCCTCAACGTCAAGGAGGAGGGGCTGGAGACGCGCCTGCTGGCGCTGATGGAGCGGCACGGCATCACCGACTTCTTCTTCCTGGACCAGTCCTTCCCCTTCCTGGTCAAGACCGCGAACCAGGGCGAGCGCCGCTGCGCGGTGCGGGTGTCGGAGTTCGAATCCGTCGACACCGCGCTGACGCTGGCCGGGCGCATCGAGTGGGTGTGGGTGGACTGCTTCACCCGCTTCCCGCTCGACGCCGCCCAGGCGGCCCGCCTGCAGGACGCCGGGCTGAAGCTGTGCCTGGTCTCGCCCGAGCTGCAAGGCCGCGGAACCGCGGGGATCGCCGACATGCGCCGGCTGCTGGAGCGTGAAGGCATCGTCGCCGAGGCTGTCTGCACGAAGGAACCCGAGGCATGGCGCTGA
- a CDS encoding putative Phosphoribulokinase/uridine kinase has protein sequence MALIPSGLATSGLARDPWFLTGLAVRGLLLAFLAPHIQETWFVPFLTGAIQSPALDPWSAFLAAGGDSLSFPYGPVMMAAFLPLVLAGWLVGLPFGAEVVLAGLGLRLTLLAFDAAGYLVLRRMFPERGALLTLGYWLSPLVLYITYWHGQIDIVPVVIMVAAFMMIGEHRFREAGLLLALACAAKLSMLLALPFLGIYLWQNKRLRSGFVPFAGVFAGILAVLGLLPLLSSGYRDMVMETPEAAKLYWLSLPQTDGLVIYLAPLAFALMVYAMWRLRRTNFSLLLSMTGVSFLIVVLMTPASPGWYLWALPFLIVYQIGADRVGWWLVALFSAMVVPLLALTASGPRLPLLGADLSLPHLLSSHAHSVWLTAVVAVGCVLAIRLFRNGIQRNDYFRLSRGPLAIGIAGDSGAGKDTLAAALEGLFGRHSVQHILGDGYHKWARGAPMWRAVTHLNPRANDLPRLSEHVHATLDGRDAVGQIYDHHTGRFSPPVRLASNDVLLISGLHTLLPPALVERLHVRIFLETDEELRFFWKMRRDVAKRGHDPAAVRAQMARRKPDSDAYIKPQMANADLVFQVAAVNPEHLSRPKGDPIPLKLRVIVRDSLYTERLTKALIAICGVHLDLDFPDEGQTVDMTIEGDVWAEDIGLAAANLVPHLDELLDVQPHWHSNMLGVMQLIVLMQIDENLRRRVAK, from the coding sequence ATGGCGCTGATCCCGTCCGGTCTGGCCACATCCGGTCTGGCGCGCGATCCCTGGTTCCTGACGGGTCTGGCGGTGCGGGGCCTTCTGCTGGCCTTCCTCGCGCCGCACATCCAGGAAACGTGGTTCGTTCCCTTCCTCACCGGGGCCATCCAGTCGCCGGCTCTCGACCCATGGTCGGCCTTCCTGGCCGCCGGGGGCGATTCCCTGAGCTTCCCCTACGGCCCGGTCATGATGGCGGCCTTCCTGCCGCTGGTCCTGGCCGGCTGGCTGGTGGGGCTGCCGTTCGGCGCCGAGGTGGTTCTGGCCGGGCTGGGGCTCCGCCTGACGCTTCTGGCCTTCGACGCTGCCGGCTATCTGGTCCTCCGGCGGATGTTCCCGGAGCGAGGCGCGCTGCTGACCCTGGGCTACTGGCTGTCGCCCCTGGTGCTGTACATCACCTACTGGCACGGCCAGATCGACATCGTGCCGGTCGTGATCATGGTCGCCGCGTTCATGATGATCGGCGAGCACCGGTTCCGCGAGGCCGGGCTGTTGCTGGCCCTGGCCTGCGCCGCCAAGCTCAGCATGCTGCTGGCGCTGCCGTTCCTCGGCATCTACCTGTGGCAGAACAAGCGGCTGCGCAGCGGCTTCGTGCCTTTCGCCGGGGTCTTCGCCGGCATCCTGGCGGTGCTGGGGCTGCTTCCCCTGCTGTCCTCCGGCTACCGCGACATGGTGATGGAGACGCCGGAGGCCGCCAAGCTGTACTGGCTGTCGCTGCCGCAGACGGACGGCCTGGTCATCTATCTGGCGCCGCTGGCCTTCGCGCTGATGGTCTACGCGATGTGGCGGCTGCGGCGGACCAACTTCTCGCTGCTCCTGTCGATGACCGGGGTGTCGTTCCTGATCGTGGTGCTGATGACGCCGGCGTCGCCCGGCTGGTATCTGTGGGCTCTGCCCTTCCTGATCGTCTACCAGATCGGCGCGGACCGGGTGGGCTGGTGGCTGGTCGCCCTCTTCTCCGCCATGGTCGTGCCGCTGCTGGCGCTGACCGCCTCCGGCCCCCGCCTGCCGCTGCTGGGAGCCGATCTCAGCCTGCCGCACCTGCTGTCGTCCCACGCCCATTCGGTGTGGCTGACCGCGGTGGTCGCGGTCGGCTGCGTGCTGGCCATCCGCCTGTTCCGCAACGGCATCCAGCGCAACGACTATTTCCGCCTCAGCCGCGGTCCTCTGGCCATCGGCATCGCCGGCGATTCCGGCGCCGGGAAGGACACGCTGGCGGCGGCGCTCGAAGGGCTGTTCGGGCGCCATTCGGTCCAGCACATCCTGGGCGACGGCTATCACAAATGGGCGCGGGGCGCTCCGATGTGGCGGGCGGTCACGCACCTGAACCCGCGGGCCAACGATCTGCCCCGGCTGAGCGAGCATGTGCACGCCACCCTCGACGGGCGCGACGCGGTCGGCCAGATCTACGACCATCACACCGGCCGCTTCAGCCCGCCGGTCAGGCTGGCCAGCAACGACGTGCTGCTGATCTCCGGCCTGCACACGCTGCTGCCGCCGGCCTTGGTGGAGCGGCTGCACGTCCGCATCTTCCTGGAGACGGACGAGGAGCTTCGCTTCTTCTGGAAGATGCGGCGCGACGTCGCCAAGCGCGGGCACGATCCGGCCGCGGTGCGCGCGCAGATGGCCCGCCGCAAGCCCGACAGCGACGCCTACATCAAGCCCCAGATGGCCAACGCCGACCTCGTGTTCCAGGTGGCCGCGGTCAATCCCGAGCATCTGTCCCGTCCGAAGGGCGACCCTATTCCGTTGAAGCTCCGCGTGATCGTCCGCGACAGCCTGTACACGGAGCGCCTGACCAAGGCCCTGATCGCCATCTGCGGCGTGCATCTGGATCTGGACTTCCCGGACGAGGGCCAGACGGTGGACATGACCATCGAGGGCGACGTCTGGGCCGAGGACATCGGCCTGGCCGCGGCGAATCTCGTCCCCCATCTGGACGAGCTTCTGGACGTGCAGCCGCACTGGCATTCCAACATGCTGGGCGTGATGCAGCTGATCGTCCTCATGCAGATCGACGAAAACCTTCGCAGACGGGTCGCGAAATGA